The following are encoded together in the Chiroxiphia lanceolata isolate bChiLan1 chromosome 8, bChiLan1.pri, whole genome shotgun sequence genome:
- the ZNF488 gene encoding zinc finger protein 488 has protein sequence MELTCLPKFLWTSDNKLLHHHFPDILATVHTTQDIPEEVVFGPCLLQNTLLDTVAFIALKCSDRRNIHYVFKVDVTSVHSPTGLPWMRLVQAAANSKEQNLEAYLENSQLYYRSTRKINKNEELLVWYDEELSSLLGFNEIKPQSPQSELRCQECDRVFKCEHSYLSHVRFLCVPEKSALLWRNFQNPKTEKSNLAEQTTNFHSLARDLEVKMAACKDDAHGLVGERRAKSEEAENRSRKTVLLEKTNNLTEERNCGGKEEVGGEHALAGSFWKLSSGRQSARKDVLEQKQSAFTEVRRMKEKLRNEKLKGPEQEDGTVPGGKEQVSKEVLVNSSGSAFSFVWPTRARGEQKSAFSKPSKRPTERAAINSSHPMSESAKSLGELSGFIATTDIMCCSTLLNSKFFVSDLCNAQMLQTSITRSNVFPYTSEPWPKQAGGQLQNTTTTSSSSSSSSLTLLPPTFTSFGVAAQNWCAKCNLSFRMTSDLVFHMRSHHKKEYSSTESQCKRRREEKLTCPICHEYFRERHHLSRHMTSHN, from the exons ATGGAACTTACATGTTTGCCTAAATTCCTTTGGACAAGTGACAACAAGCTTCTGCATCACCATTTTCCGGACATATTGGCTACTGTTCATACCACACAAGACATTCCTGAAGAAGTTGTTTTTGGACCATGCTTGCTCCAGAACACCCTGCTGGACACTGTAGCTtttattgctctcaagtgttCTGATAGACGGAACATCCACTATGTATTTAAG GTAGACGTTACATCTGTGCACAGTCCCACAGGACTGCCTTGGATGAGACTTGTACAAGCAGCTGCCAATAGCAAGGAGCAGAACTTGGAAGCTTACTTAGAAAACAGCCAGTTATATTATCGCTCCACCAGgaaaatcaataaaaatgaGGAGTTGCTTGTCTGGTATGATGAGGAGCTTTCCAGCCTCTTGGGTTTCAATGAGATAAAACCTCAGAGTCCCCAGAGTG AGTTGAGATGCCAAGAATGCGACCGAGTCTTTAAATGTGAGCATTCCTACCTATCCCATGTCCGTTTCCTCTGTGTCCCAGAGAAGAGTGCCCTGCTGTGGAGGAACTTCCAGAACCCTAAGACTGAAAAGAGCAACTTAGCTGAGCAGACCACAAATTTCCACAGTCTGGCAAGGGATCTAGAAGTCAAAATGGCAGCTTGTAAAGATGATGCACATGGTCTTGTTGGAGAAAGGAGAGCAAAATCTGAAGAGGCTGAGaacaggagcaggaaaacagtGTTGTTGGAGAAAACCAATAATTTGACTGAGGAACGTAACTGTGGGGGCAAGGAAGAGGTGGGAGGAGAGCATGCATTGGCTGGTTCTTTCTGGAAGCTTAGTTCAGGGAGGCAGTCAGCTAGGAAGGATGTTTTAGAGCAGAAGCAGAGTGCTTTCACTGAGGTCAGGAGGAtgaaggagaagctgaggaaTGAGAAACTGAAGGGGCCAGAGCAGGAGGATGGCACGGTCCCAGGTGGTAAAGAGCAGGTATCAAAGGAAGTGTTGGTGAACTCCTCTGGTAGTGCATTCTCCTTTGTTTGGCCCACCAGAGCTCGAGGAGAACAGAAAAGTGCTTTCAGCAAACCCAGTAAGCGTCCAACAGAAAGAGCTGCAATAAATTCTTCTCATCCCATGAGTGAGTCAGCAAAGAGCCTGGGGGAGCTGTCTGGCTTCATTGCCACCACAGACATCATGTGCTGCAGCACTCTTCTCAATTCCAAGTTCTTTGTCAGTGATTTGTGTAATGCTCAGATGCTGCAGACGAGCATCACTCGGAGCAATGTTTTCCCATATACCTCAGAACCGTGGCCCAAACAAGCAGGAGGACAGTTACAAAACACAACCACcacttcttcttcctcctcctcctcttccttgaCTCTTCTTCCCCCCACCTTCACATCCTTTGGAGTGGCTGCCCAGAACTGGTGTGCCAAATGCAACCTGTCCTTTCGCATGACATCCGATTTAGTCTTCCACATGCGGTCACATCACAAAAAAGAATACTCCTCAACTGAATCCCAGTGCAAGAGGAGACGAGAGGAGAAGCTAACATGTCCCATTTGTCACGAGTACTTCCGAGAACGCCATCATTTATCCCGGCACATGACGTCTCATAATTAG